From Blastochloris viridis, one genomic window encodes:
- a CDS encoding DUF7697 family protein — translation MNAPRTVEGIGVWDVIVKCAGQVRTTGGAVTGLDFAAVFRLADALGVDPFVLAECLPAVEAVIVSKLNEQIANR, via the coding sequence GTGAATGCACCGCGGACCGTCGAGGGCATCGGCGTCTGGGACGTGATCGTCAAATGCGCCGGCCAGGTGCGGACCACCGGCGGGGCGGTCACCGGCCTTGACTTTGCGGCGGTGTTCCGGCTCGCCGACGCCCTCGGCGTCGATCCCTTCGTTCTGGCCGAATGCCTGCCGGCGGTGGAAGCGGTGATCGTCAGCAAGCTCAACGAACAGATTGCCAATCGGTGA
- a CDS encoding phage tail tube protein, which produces MARARGANAVMAMAFETTYGTSPGSGYKKVPFVSAALGEQQNLIESDLLGYGREPQPPARDVINNDGDVVVPLDLRNFGTWLKLVFGNPTTTQGVAATGAVTFSAQPANNATITIGGAPWTFVSSGVTGDKSLIGATLQETLANAVIGLNKSATVALTGQTYALDLTGTIILITSKTIGTGGNSVTLAASTSPASNGTVSGATLSGGSASGPYNHVFTSGALSLPSASIEVGLPEVPSYGMNFGAMADKVSIQLQRSGLLNATLSLIAQGETRAATSGAGTPTETALERFSQFSGAIRRDGVPLGNVVSGTFTYANGLDKVEIIRSDGRIAGADPAMLAVTGQIGVRFADTTLLDLAVGGTAVELVFEWSISASKLLRFVAHAVYLPRPKLPISGPGGVQATFDWQAAKHSTLGKTCTATLINDVASY; this is translated from the coding sequence ATGGCACGCGCACGCGGCGCCAACGCCGTGATGGCGATGGCGTTCGAGACAACCTATGGCACATCGCCCGGCTCGGGCTACAAGAAGGTGCCGTTCGTCTCTGCAGCCCTCGGTGAACAGCAGAACCTGATCGAAAGCGATCTCCTGGGCTATGGCCGTGAACCGCAGCCGCCGGCGCGCGACGTTATCAACAACGACGGCGACGTCGTCGTCCCGCTCGATCTGCGCAACTTCGGCACCTGGCTCAAGCTGGTGTTCGGCAACCCGACGACGACGCAAGGGGTGGCGGCAACCGGGGCCGTCACCTTCAGCGCGCAGCCGGCCAACAACGCCACGATCACCATCGGCGGCGCACCCTGGACGTTCGTGTCGAGCGGCGTCACCGGCGACAAGAGCCTGATCGGCGCCACGCTGCAGGAGACCCTCGCCAATGCAGTGATCGGGCTCAACAAGAGCGCAACAGTGGCGCTCACCGGACAGACCTACGCGCTCGACCTGACCGGAACGATTATCCTCATCACCTCCAAGACCATCGGCACCGGCGGCAACAGCGTCACGCTCGCCGCCAGCACGTCGCCGGCGTCGAACGGTACGGTATCGGGCGCCACGCTCTCGGGCGGGTCGGCGTCGGGCCCCTATAATCACGTCTTCACCTCCGGCGCCTTGTCGCTGCCATCGGCATCGATCGAGGTCGGCCTGCCCGAGGTGCCGAGCTACGGCATGAACTTCGGCGCGATGGCCGACAAAGTGTCGATCCAGCTGCAGCGCTCGGGCCTGCTCAACGCCACCTTGAGCCTGATCGCACAGGGCGAGACCCGCGCCGCCACCTCCGGTGCCGGCACGCCGACGGAAACCGCGCTGGAGCGGTTCTCGCAGTTTTCCGGCGCCATCCGCCGCGATGGCGTGCCGCTCGGCAACGTCGTGTCCGGCACGTTCACCTATGCCAATGGCCTCGACAAGGTGGAGATCATCCGATCCGACGGCCGGATCGCCGGCGCCGACCCCGCAATGCTTGCCGTCACCGGACAGATCGGCGTCCGGTTTGCCGACACCACGCTGCTCGATCTCGCTGTCGGCGGCACCGCGGTCGAGCTGGTGTTCGAATGGTCAATTTCCGCCAGCAAGCTGCTGCGGTTCGTCGCGCACGCCGTCTATCTGCCCCGCCCGAAGCTGCCGATCTCTGGCCCGGGCGGCGTCCAGGCCACCTTCGACTGGCAGGCGGCCAAACATTCGACGCTGGGCAAGACCTGCACTGCCACCCTCATCAATGACGTCGCGAGCTACTGA
- a CDS encoding type II toxin-antitoxin system Phd/YefM family antitoxin, translating to MAHAVHATTVASISDLKKNPMGTVAAGEGFPVAILNRNEPAFYCIPAKAYEELLERLEDLELNAIADAREGQAIHKVSLDEL from the coding sequence ATGGCGCATGCCGTTCACGCCACTACGGTCGCCAGCATTTCGGACCTGAAGAAAAATCCCATGGGCACGGTCGCTGCCGGCGAAGGCTTCCCCGTCGCGATCCTCAACCGCAACGAACCGGCCTTCTATTGCATCCCGGCCAAGGCTTACGAGGAACTGCTGGAGCGGCTCGAAGACCTTGAGTTGAACGCCATCGCGGACGCTCGCGAGGGTCAGGCGATCCACAAGGTTTCGCTCGATGAGCTATGA
- a CDS encoding type II toxin-antitoxin system RelE family toxin: protein MSYELAFLDEALKEWRKLDSTMRDQFKAKLAERLENPNIPSARLHGAKERYKIKLRSAGYRLVYEVRDLELLVLVVAVGKRERNEIYKTAARRKAD, encoded by the coding sequence ATGAGCTATGAGCTCGCCTTCCTCGACGAGGCGTTGAAGGAATGGCGCAAGCTCGACAGCACCATGCGAGACCAGTTCAAGGCCAAGCTCGCCGAGAGATTGGAAAACCCGAATATTCCCTCCGCGCGTCTCCATGGCGCAAAGGAACGCTACAAGATTAAGCTGCGCAGCGCCGGTTATCGGCTGGTCTATGAGGTTCGGGACCTGGAGCTGCTGGTTCTCGTTGTCGCCGTCGGCAAGCGGGAACGCAACGAAATCTACAAGACGGCAGCCCGGCGGAAAGCGGATTGA